In a genomic window of Cytobacillus sp. FSL H8-0458:
- the thiI gene encoding tRNA uracil 4-sulfurtransferase ThiI, with amino-acid sequence MINYDRILIRYGEISTKGRNRNKFVDKLRKSIYDVLNEFPGIKIESTRDRMYVVLNGADGREVADRLKGIFGIQSFSPAVKVNKDIEEMKAAALALFLKHFNEGKTFKITAKRADKSFPLNTDELNHEFGGHLLKNVQGLKVNVKKPDINLQIEVREEAAYLSCETIEGAGGLPAGSSGKAMLMLSGGIDSPVAGYLSMKRGLEIEAVHFHSPPFTSERAKQKVIDLTEKLANIAGTVVLHIVPFTEIQQQIHQQVPSNYTMTTTRRLMLRITDEIRDKNDGLAIITGESLGQVASQTLESMFAINDVTTTPILRPLITTDKSEIIDIAQTIDTHDISIRPFEDCCTVFVPSSPKTKPKREKVRRFESFVDFEPLIAKAVEDTEKLVIKPQLRNEDSFGELF; translated from the coding sequence ATGATAAATTATGACCGTATACTTATACGATATGGAGAAATCTCCACAAAAGGCAGAAACCGCAATAAGTTTGTCGATAAACTAAGAAAAAGCATATACGATGTGCTGAATGAATTTCCCGGCATCAAGATAGAATCTACAAGAGACCGAATGTACGTTGTTTTGAATGGTGCTGATGGCAGAGAGGTTGCTGATCGCCTTAAAGGCATCTTTGGCATTCAGTCATTTAGTCCCGCTGTGAAAGTCAATAAAGATATCGAAGAAATGAAAGCAGCAGCATTGGCATTGTTTTTAAAACATTTTAATGAAGGAAAGACTTTCAAGATTACGGCTAAGAGAGCCGATAAAAGCTTTCCTTTAAATACTGACGAACTTAATCATGAATTTGGCGGACACCTCCTGAAGAATGTACAGGGTCTAAAAGTGAACGTAAAAAAACCGGATATCAATCTGCAGATTGAAGTCCGTGAAGAAGCGGCTTACTTATCATGCGAAACGATTGAGGGGGCTGGCGGCCTTCCTGCAGGTTCGAGCGGAAAAGCCATGCTTATGCTCTCCGGGGGAATTGACAGCCCGGTAGCAGGTTACTTATCCATGAAGAGAGGATTGGAAATTGAAGCTGTCCATTTTCACAGCCCGCCTTTCACGAGTGAGCGTGCAAAGCAAAAAGTAATTGATTTGACAGAAAAGCTTGCGAATATTGCTGGAACTGTTGTTCTCCATATTGTCCCATTTACTGAAATCCAGCAGCAGATCCATCAGCAGGTTCCTTCGAATTATACGATGACAACAACAAGAAGATTAATGCTCCGGATCACTGATGAAATCCGCGATAAAAACGATGGCCTGGCCATTATCACCGGGGAAAGCCTTGGACAGGTAGCAAGCCAGACACTTGAGAGCATGTTTGCCATTAACGATGTCACGACAACACCTATTCTGCGGCCGCTGATCACAACGGATAAATCAGAAATCATCGACATTGCCCAAACCATCGATACGCACGATATATCGATCAGGCCATTTGAAGATTGCTGTACCGTTTTTGTTCCTTCATCACCGAAAACAAAACCAAAACGCGAAAAAGTCCGCCGCTTTGAAAGCTTTGTTGACTTTGAACCTCTTATCGCAAAAGCAGTTGAGGATACCGAAAAGCTGGTTATTAAACCTCAATTGCGCAATGAAGACTCTTTTGGGGAGTTATTTTAA
- a CDS encoding cysteine desulfurase family protein has product MIYLDNSATTKPYKEVLDSYIKVSSEYFGNPSSLHEFGGKAERLLMQAREQIAQLLNVKNNEVYFTSGGTESNNLAIKGTALMHRKRGSHIITTGLEHASVRETADQLKELGYRITVIEPDSKGIIHAEDIEKEITQETVLVSVMHVNNEIGSIQPINEIGAMLKKHARVIFHVDHVQGIGKVPLDLYQSSVDLCTISAHKFHGLKGNGVLFIREGLRLSPLLSGGNQEWKMRSGTENVAGIVAMAKALRLTMNNMERHLSRLTSIKTYIMEEIGRIEGITVHTPEKNSAPHIVNFSIKGFKAEVFVHALEEHGIFISTTSACSSKKSAASSTLLAMGIPEMDAKSAVRVSLSYDNTKEEAEIFIQAAKETVIRLREVMKP; this is encoded by the coding sequence GTGATTTATTTAGATAACAGTGCTACAACTAAACCATATAAAGAAGTGCTTGATTCTTATATAAAGGTTTCTTCAGAATACTTTGGGAATCCCTCTTCCCTGCACGAATTTGGAGGTAAGGCAGAGAGGCTGCTGATGCAGGCGCGTGAGCAAATTGCCCAATTGTTGAATGTTAAGAACAACGAAGTATATTTCACATCCGGAGGGACAGAAAGCAATAACCTTGCTATAAAAGGAACTGCATTAATGCATAGGAAAAGAGGCAGCCATATTATCACCACCGGCCTGGAACATGCTTCTGTAAGGGAGACTGCAGATCAGCTGAAAGAATTGGGCTATCGAATTACCGTCATTGAACCGGACAGTAAAGGTATTATCCATGCTGAAGACATTGAAAAGGAAATTACACAGGAAACTGTTTTAGTGTCTGTTATGCACGTAAATAATGAAATTGGTTCCATTCAGCCAATAAATGAAATAGGTGCGATGCTGAAGAAACATGCGCGGGTCATATTCCATGTAGACCATGTCCAGGGAATCGGCAAAGTTCCTCTTGACCTTTATCAGTCGAGCGTAGATTTGTGTACGATTTCTGCTCATAAATTCCACGGTTTGAAGGGGAATGGAGTTTTGTTCATTCGTGAGGGACTTCGTCTTTCGCCGTTGCTATCCGGGGGCAATCAGGAATGGAAAATGAGAAGCGGCACAGAAAATGTAGCTGGAATTGTAGCGATGGCAAAGGCACTAAGGCTTACGATGAATAATATGGAAAGACATTTAAGCCGGCTTACATCCATCAAAACCTATATTATGGAGGAGATAGGAAGAATTGAGGGCATTACAGTTCATACCCCTGAAAAAAATTCTGCTCCTCACATCGTCAATTTCTCCATAAAAGGATTCAAAGCAGAGGTATTTGTCCACGCTTTAGAAGAGCACGGAATTTTCATTTCAACTACAAGTGCCTGCTCTTCGAAGAAATCTGCTGCCAGCAGTACCCTGTTGGCTATGGGAATTCCTGAAATGGATGCAAAAAGTGCAGTCCGTGTCAGTTTGTCTTATGATAATACGAAGGAAGAGGCAGAGATTTTTATACAGGCGGCAAAAGAGACCGTTATTAGGCTAAGAGAGGTTATGAAACCATGA
- a CDS encoding alpha/beta-type small acid-soluble spore protein, protein MANNNSSNQLLVPGVQQALDQMKYEIATEFGVNLGAETTSRANGSVGGEITKRLVQMAEQQLGGFQR, encoded by the coding sequence ATGGCAAACAACAACAGCTCAAACCAACTTCTAGTTCCTGGAGTACAACAAGCTCTTGACCAAATGAAGTACGAAATCGCTACTGAATTCGGTGTAAACCTTGGTGCTGAAACTACTTCTCGCGCTAACGGTTCTGTAGGTGGAGAAATCACTAAGCGTTTAGTTCAAATGGCTGAACAGCAATTAGGCGGTTTCCAAAGATAA